The following proteins are encoded in a genomic region of Terriglobales bacterium:
- a CDS encoding alpha/beta fold hydrolase, whose amino-acid sequence MPIATNSGVKIYWDEVGEGEPVLLIMGLGSSSAMWHRIRPVLASQYRTIAFDNRGIGESDVPAGPYSIREMSADAVAVLDAANIASAHVLGLSMGGMIAQELALQYPNRVRSLILACTSPGGENAVQADPEVQSLFASLRSMSPEVGTEAAVPILHAAGTARARIDEDLALRRKWYPSAKGYLGQLQAIRSWEAFSRLHQIRVPTLVIHGDCDRLIPTRNGEILAQRIPGARLVLLPQAGHVFFTDQPQRSQTEVIGFLSQHSAANKSTAQG is encoded by the coding sequence ATGCCGATTGCGACTAATTCAGGCGTGAAAATCTATTGGGACGAGGTAGGCGAAGGTGAACCTGTCCTGCTGATCATGGGACTTGGCTCGTCGTCGGCAATGTGGCACCGTATCCGGCCAGTTCTCGCCTCGCAATATCGAACCATCGCATTCGACAATCGTGGAATCGGCGAAAGCGATGTTCCCGCCGGCCCTTACTCCATTCGAGAGATGAGCGCGGACGCTGTCGCCGTGTTGGACGCGGCCAACATCGCCAGCGCTCACGTATTGGGACTCTCTATGGGTGGAATGATTGCCCAGGAACTCGCGCTTCAATATCCGAACCGCGTGCGCTCGCTGATTCTCGCCTGCACCTCTCCCGGCGGCGAGAATGCGGTGCAAGCCGATCCGGAGGTGCAAAGCCTGTTCGCGTCGTTGAGATCCATGAGTCCCGAAGTAGGAACCGAGGCCGCAGTGCCGATTCTCCATGCCGCTGGGACTGCGCGCGCCCGAATCGACGAAGACCTTGCATTGCGGCGCAAGTGGTACCCGAGCGCGAAAGGTTATCTGGGACAGTTACAGGCGATACGTAGCTGGGAAGCATTCAGCCGCTTGCATCAGATCCGTGTGCCAACGCTCGTCATTCATGGCGATTGCGATCGTCTTATTCCGACGCGAAATGGAGAGATTCTCGCACAGCGCATCCCGGGTGCAAGACTTGTGCTGCTGCCACAGGCCGGTCACGTGTTCTTTACGGATCAACCACAACGAAGCCAAACGGAAGTCATCGGATTCTTGAGTCAGCATAGCGCAGCGAATAAGTCCACTGCGCAGGGTTAA
- a CDS encoding AAA family ATPase: MGFEKSRPVLHQISNRVAFNAKTEAEQLKRTLVNMQRLEPVPSVLREYSTPQQVRRMGEHGENFAALVKSILDDEKAKSNYLSWLKQLTPNEVDEVKILKGALGEPLFALVERGQEYPAPVLSDGTLRFAAIAAAFFQPDMPEMITIEEIENGIHPNRLRLLVELLKSQTIGTGRQVVATTHSPVLLSWLKREDYDYTFYCKRSDQTGESIIRPLSQIPRFLELAEKQPVGELFAEGWPENAL, translated from the coding sequence TTGGGATTTGAAAAGAGTCGTCCTGTTTTGCACCAAATCTCAAATAGGGTCGCCTTTAATGCCAAAACCGAAGCCGAGCAACTCAAGCGGACCTTAGTTAATATGCAACGGCTCGAACCGGTGCCGAGTGTTCTGCGCGAATACTCCACTCCGCAACAAGTGAGAAGGATGGGGGAGCATGGCGAGAACTTCGCCGCATTGGTCAAATCAATTCTCGATGATGAAAAAGCAAAGTCAAATTACCTCTCTTGGCTAAAGCAGCTCACTCCGAATGAGGTCGATGAGGTCAAAATCCTTAAGGGAGCTTTAGGTGAGCCTCTCTTTGCGCTCGTAGAGCGTGGGCAAGAATATCCCGCTCCCGTTCTGTCCGATGGGACGTTGCGCTTCGCTGCGATAGCTGCAGCATTTTTCCAGCCCGACATGCCAGAAATGATCACCATTGAAGAAATCGAGAATGGAATTCACCCTAATCGTCTGAGATTACTTGTCGAGTTGCTGAAATCGCAAACCATCGGCACTGGACGACAAGTGGTCGCGACGACGCATTCCCCTGTGTTGCTTTCCTGGCTCAAGCGTGAGGATTATGACTATACGTTTTACTGTAAGCGCAGCGATCAGACCGGCGAATCCATAATCAGGCCTTTAAGTCAGATTCCGCGCTTTTTGGAGCTCGCAGAGAAGCAGCCAGTCGGCGAGTTGTTTGCAGAGGGGTGGCCAGAGAACGCGCTGTGA